One genomic segment of Centroberyx gerrardi isolate f3 chromosome 4, fCenGer3.hap1.cur.20231027, whole genome shotgun sequence includes these proteins:
- the cnot1 gene encoding CCR4-NOT transcription complex subunit 1 isoform X8: MNLDSLSLALSQISYLVDNLTKKNYRASQQEIQHIVNRHGPEADRHLLRCLFSHVDFSGDGKSSGKDFHQTQFLIQECVSLISKPNFISTLCYAIDNPLHYQKSLKPSAHLFTQLSKVLKLSKVQEVIFGLALLNSSNADLRGFAAQFIKQKLPDLLRSYVDADLGGNQEGGFQDIAIEVLHLLLSHLLFGQKGASGVGQEQIDAFLKTLCRDFPQERCPVVLAPLLYPEKRDILMDRILPDSGELAKTMMESSLAEFMQEVGYGFCASLDECRNIIIQYGVREVTASQVARVLGMMARTHSGLADGIPLQSISAPGSGIWSDGKDKSDGSQAHTWNVEVLIDVVKEVNPNLNFKEVTYELDHPGFMIRDSKGLQIVVYGIQRGLGMEVFPVDLIYRPWKHAEGQLSFIQHSLMSPEVFCFADYPCHTVAIDILKAPPEDDNREIATWKSLDLVESLLRLSEVGQYEQVKQLFSFPIKHCPDMLVLALLQISTSWHTLRHELISTLMPIFLGNHPNSAIILHYAWHGQGQSPSIRQLIMHSMAEWYMRGEQYDQAKLSRILDVAQDLKSLSMLLNGTPFAFVIDLAALASRREYLKLDKWLTDKIREHGEPFIQACVTFLKRRCPSIMGGLAPDKDQPKSAQLPPETLATMLACLQSCAGSVTQELSETILTMVANCSNVMNKARQPPPGVMPKGRAPSTSSLDAISPVQMDPLSAMGSLNLGGTATSHTQSMQGFPSSLSSAFSNPQSPAKAFPPLSNPNPSTPFGGIGSLSSQLPGPLGSGIGSGIGSGLGMPAVSNDPFGTRKMSTPGLNPPTFQQTDLSQVWPEANQHFSKEIDDEANSYFQRIYNHPPHPTMSVDEVLEMLQRFKDSTIKREREVFNCMLRNLFEEYRFFPQYPDKELHITACLFGGIIEKGLVTYMALGLALRYVLEALRKPYGSKMYYFGIAALDRFKNRLKDYPQYCQHLASIGHFLQFPHHLQEYIEYGQQSRDPPVKMQGSITTPGSLALAQVQAQAQSQQPGGPKAPQPGQPSTLVTTTTTTTTVAKTTTITRPTPSSFKKDVPPSINTTNIDTLLVATDQTERIVEPPENVQEKIAFIFNNLSQSNMTQKVEELKETVKEEFMPWVSQYLVMKRVSIEPNFHSLYSNFLDTLKNPEFVKMVLNETYRNIKVLLTSDKAAANFSDRSLLKNLGHWLGMITLAKNKPILYTDLEVKSLLLEAYVKGQQELLYVVPFVAKVLESSLRSMIFRPQNPWTMAIMNVLAELHQEHDLKLNLKFEIEVLCKNLSLDINDLKPGNLLKDKDKLKSLEEQLSAPKKEAKPPEEMLPIVTTAAPSTPAATTTTCTTTGPPTPQFSYHDINVYALAGLAPHINININIPLLQAHPQLKQCVRQSVERAVQELVHPVVDRSIKIAMTTCEQIVRKDFALDSEESRMRVAAHHMMRNLTAGMAMITCREPLLMSIATNLKNSFAAALRAPTPQQREMMEEAAARIAQDNCELACCFIQKTAVEKAGPEMDKRLATEFELRKHARQEGRRYCDPVVLTYQAERMPEQIRLKVGGVDPKQLAVYEEFARNVPGFLPSNDLSQPTGFLAQPMKQQAWATDDVAQIYDKCMADLEQHLHAIPPALAMNPQTQALRSLLEAVVLARNSRDGIAALGLLQKAVEGLLDATSGADADLLLRYRECHLLVLKALQDGRAYGPQWCNKQITRCLIECRDEYKYNVEAVELLIRNHLVNMQQYDLHLAQSMENGLHYMAVAFAMQLVKLLLVDERSVSHITEADLFHTIETLMRTSAHSRANAPEGLPQLMDVVRSNYEAMIDRAHGGPNFMMHSGISQASEYDDPPGLREKAEYLLREWVNLYHSAAAGRDSTKAFSAFVGQMHQQGILKTDDLITRFFRLCTEMCVEISYRAQAEQQHNPAASAAIIRAKCYHNLDAFVRLIALLVKHSGEATNTVTKINLLNKVLGIVVGVLIQDHDVRQTEFQQLPYHRIFIMLLLELNAPEHVLETINFQTLTAFCNTFHILRPTKAPGFVYAWLELISHRIFIARMLAHTPQQKGWPMYAQLLIDLFKYLAPFLRNVELNKPMQILYKGTLRVLLVLLHDFPEFLCDYHYGFCDVIPPNCIQLRNLILSAFPRNMRLPDPFTPNLKVDMLSEINIAPRILTNFTGVMPSQFKKDLDSYLKTRSPVTFLSELRSNLQVSNEPGNRYNIQLINALVLYVGTQAIAHIHNKGSTPSMSTITHSAHMDIFQNLAVDLDTEGRYLFLNAIANQLRYPNSHTHYFSCTMLYLFAEANTEAIQEQITRVLLERLIVNRPHPWGLLITFIELIKNPAFKFWSHDFVHCAPEIEKLFQSVAQCCMGQKQAQQVMEGTGAS; the protein is encoded by the exons ATGAATCTTGACTCGCTCTCGCTGGCTTTGTCTCAAATCAGCTACCTGGTGGACAATTTAACGAAGAAAAACTACCGAGCCAGCCAGCAGGAAATACAGCAT ATTGTGAATCGTCACGGTCCTGAGGCAGACAGGCATCTACTACGCTGTCTCTTCTCCCATGTGGATTTCAGTGGCGATGGTAAAAGCAGTGGCAAGGACTTCCATCAG ACACAGTTTCTGATCCAGGAGTGTGTGTCGCTGATCTCAAAGCCAAACTTTATCTCTACTTTGTGCTACGCCATTGACAATCCCCTGCACTACCAGAAG AGTTTGAAGCCATCGGCCCACCTATTTACTCAGCTGAGTAAAGTTCTTAAGCTCAGCAAGGTCCAAGAG GTGATATTTGGCCTTGCTTTGCTCAACTCCAGCAACGCAGACCTTCGAGGTTTTG cGGCACAGTTCATCAAGCAGAAGCTCCCGGACCTCCTGCGGTCGTACGTGGACGCGGATCTCGGAGGAAACCAGGAAGGTGGCTTCCAAGACATTGCCATAGAGGTCCTGCACCTGCTCCTCTCCCATCTACTGTTTGGCCAGAAGGGAGCCAGTGGTGTAGGGCAAGAGCAGATTGACGCTTTCCTCAAGACACTGTGCAGAG ATTTCCCTCAGGAGCGCTGCCCTGTGGTGCTCGCACCACTGCTGTACCCTGAAAAACGGGACATTCTCATGGACAGGATCCTGCCAGACTCGGGAGAGTTAGCTAAGACCATGATGGAGAGTTCTCTTGCAGAATTCATGCAAGAAGTTGGCTATGGCTTCTGTGCTAG TCTTGATGAGTGCAGAAACATAATCATTCAGTATGGGGTGAGAGAGGTGACTGCCAGCCAGGTAGCCAGGGTCCTGGGCATGATGGCTCGTACCCACTCTGGCCTGGCTGATGGCATCCCACTACAG tcCATCTCTGCTCCAGGAAGCGGTATCTGGAGTGATGGTAAGGACAAAAGCGATGGCTCGCAAGCACACACCTGGAATGTTGAGGTTCTCATCGACGTTGTCAAAGAAGTG AATCCAAATCTGAACTTCAAAGAGGTGACATACGAGTTGGACCACCCTGGCTTTATGATCCGGGACAGTAAAGGCCTGCAGATAGTGGTATACGGCATCCAGAGGGGGCTGGGCATGGAGGTGTTCCCTGTTGACCTCATCTATCGGCCATGGAAACACGCCGAAGGACAG ttgTCCTTCATCCAGCACTCCCTGATGAGCCCAGAAGTGTTTTGCTTTGCTGATTACCCTTGCCACACAGTGGCCATTGACATCCTCAAGGCCCCACCAGAGGATGACAACAGGGAAATCGCCACCTG GAAAAGCCTGGACCTGGTGGAGAGCCTACTTCGGTTGTCTGAGGTGGGCCAGTATGAGCAGGTGAAGCAGCTGTTCAGCTTCCCCATCAAGCACTGCCCTGACATGTTGGTGCTGGCGTTGCTGCAGATCTCCACCTCCTGGCACACACTGCGCCACGAGCTCATCTCTACCCTCATGCCCATCTTCCTGGGCAACCACCCAAACTCCGCCATCATCCTGCACTACGCCTGGCATGGACAG GGCCAGTCTCCTTCCATTCGCCAGCTCATCATGCACTCGATGGCTGAGTGGTACATGAGAGGGGAGCAGTACGACCAGGCCAAGCTGTCGCGCATCCTGGATGTGGCCCAGGACTTGAAG TCTCTATCGATGCTGCTGAATGGTACTCCGTTTGCCTTTGTTATTGACCTTGCTGCACTTGCCTCTCGCCGTGAATACCTCAAACTTGACAAATGGCTGACTGACAAAATCAGAGAGCATGGG gAACCCTTTATCCAGGCGTGCGTGACGTTCCTGAAGAGGCGCTGCCCATCCATTATGGGGGGTTTGGCCCCAGACAAGGACCAGCCCAAAAGCGCCCAGCTGCCCCCAGAGACCTTGGCCACCATGCTGGCCTGCCTGCAGTCCTGCGCTGG gagtgTGACCCAGGAGCTGTCAGAGACAATCCTGACCATGGTTGCCAACTGCAGCAATGTGATGAACAAAGCCCGGCAGCCGCCACCAGGGGTGATGCCGAAGGGACGCGCTCCCAGCACCAGCAGCCTTGATGCCATCTCCCCTGTTCAG aTGGACCCTCTGTCGGCCATGGGTTCCCTTAACCTGGGAGGCACGGCCACCTCCCATACTCAGAGCATGCAGGGTTTCCCCTCTTCACTGAGCTCGGCTTTCAGTAACCCTCAGTCCCCAGCCAAGGCCTTTCCGCCTCTCTCCAACCCCAACCCCAGCACACCATTTGGGGGCATTGGCAGCCTCTCCTCGCAGCTCCCTG GTCCTCTGGGTTCAGGCATTGGCTCTGGTATTGGTTCTGGTCTTGGAATGCCAGCGGTGAGCAACGACCCATTTGGCACCAGGAAGATGAGCACACCAGGCCTGAACCCACCCACCTTTCAGCAGA CTGACCTCTCTCAGGTGTGGCCCGAGGCAAACCAGCACTTTAGTAAGGAGATAGACGACGAAGCAAACAGCTACTTCCAGCGCATCTACAACCACCCACCTCACCCAACCATGTCTGTGGATGAG GTACTGGAGATGCTGCAGAGGTTCAAGGACTCAACCATCAAGCGGGAGCGAGaggtgttcaattgcatgctgCGGAACCTGTTTGAGGAGTATCGCTTCTTCCCCCAGTACCCGGACAAGGAGCTGCACATCACCGCCTGCCTGTTTGGGGGCATCATCGAGAAGGGCCTCGTCACATACATGGCCCTGGGCCTGGCCCTCCGATATGTTCTTGAAGCTTTACGGAAACCTTATGGATCCAAAATGTATTACTTTGGCATCGCTGCTCTAGATAGGTTCAAAAACAG ACTGAAGGACTATCCCCAGTATTGTCAACACCTGGCCTCAATTGGCCACTTCTTGCAATTCCCCCACCATTTACAAGAG TATATCGAGTATGGCCAGCAGTCACGGGACCCTCCGGTGAAGATGCAGGGTTCCATCACCACCCCTGGAAGCCTGGCCCTGGcacaggtccaggcccaggcccagtcCCAGCAACCTGGTGGACCCAAAGCCCCCCAGCCGGGTCAGCCCAGCACCCTGgtcaccaccactactactacaaccacaGTAGCCAAAACCACCACCATCACAAGACCCACGCCCAGCAGCTTCAAGAAGGATGTGCCT CCCTCCATAAACACTACCAACATTGACACCTTGCTAGTGGCCACAGACCAAACAGAGAGGATTGTAGAGCCTCCAGAGAATGTCCAGGAGAAGATCGCCTTCATTTTCAACAACCTTTCTCAGTCCAACATGACACAGAAG GTTGAGGAGCTGAAAGAGACGGTGAAGGAGGAGTTCATGCCCTGGGTGTCTCAATACCTGGTGATGAAGCGTGTCAGCATTGAGCCCAACTTCCACAGTCTCTACTCCAACTTCCTGGACACACTCAAGAACCCTGAGTTTGTCAAGATGGTCCTCAACGAGACCTATCGGAACATTAAG GTTCTATTGACCTCAGACAAGGCGGCTGCCAATTTCTCTGATCGCTCCCTGCTGAAGAACCTGGGCCACTGGCTGGGCATGATCACACTGGCCAAAAACAAGCCTATCCTTTACACG GACCTGGAAGTGAAGTCTCTCCTGCTGGAAGCCTATGTGAAAGGCCAGCAGGAACTGCTGTATGTAGTTCCCTTCGTGGCCAAAGTCCTGGAGTCCAGTCTACGGAGTATG ATCTTCAGGCCCCAGAACCCGTGGACCATGGCGATCATGAATGTTCTCGCTGAGCTGCATCAGGAACATGACCTCAAG CTGAACTTGAAGTTTGAGATTGAAGTTCTGTGTAAGAACTTGTCTCTGGACATCAATGATCTGAAGCCAGGAAATCTGCTGAAGGACAAGGACAAGCTGAAGAGTCTGGAGGAGCAGCTGTCGGCACCAAAGAAGGAGGCAAAGCCTCCGGAGGAGATGCTCCCTATTGTCACCACAG ctgccccctccacccctgcaGCAACCACCACCACCTGCACAACAACTGGGCCCCCAACCCCACAGTTCAGTTACCACGACATCAATGTGTATGCTCTGGCAGGTCTGGCCCCAcacatcaatatcaatatcaac ATCCCCCTGCTACAAGCTCATCCCCAGTTGAAGCAGTGTGTACGGCAGTCAGTGGAGCGGGCAGTCCAGGAGCTGGTGCATCCTGTGGTTGATCGCTCCATCAAAATTGCCATGACGACCTGTGAGCAGATCGTCAGGAAGGACTTTGCCCTGGACTCGGAGGAGTCCCGCATGCGTGTGGCTGCCCACCACATGATGAGGAACCTGACCGCTGGCATGGCCATGATCACCTGCCGTGAGCCACTGCTCATGAGCATTGCCACCAACCTTAAGAACAGCTTCGCTGCTGCACTTAGG GCACCGACCCCCCAGCAGAGGGAGATGATGGAGGAGGCCGCAGCCAGAATCGCTCAGGACAACTGTGAACTGGCTTGCTGCTTCATCCAGAAAACGGCTGTGGAGAAGGCTGGCCCTGAAATGGACAAGAGACTAGCCACG GAGTTTGAGCTGAGGAAGCACGCACGCCAGGAGGGACGTCGTTACTGTGACCCTGTGGTGCTGACCTACCAGGCTGAACGTATGCCTGAGCAGATCAGACTCAAG GTGGGAGGAGTGGACCCCAAACAACTGGCTGTCTATGAGGAGTTTGCTAGGAACGTTCCAGGCTTCCTACCCAGCAATGACCTCTCTCAACCCACTGGCTTCCTGGCTCAACCCATGAAG CAACAGGCATGGGCCACTGATGATGTGGCCCAGATCTATGATAAGTGCATGGCGGACTTGGAACAGCACCTTCATGCCATCCCTCCGGCCCTCGCCATGAACCCCCAGACCCAGGCTCTGCGCAGTCTGCTAGAGGCCGTGGTCTTGGCCAGGAACTCCAGGGATGGCATCGCTGCACTGGGCCTTCTGCAGAAG GCGGTGGAGGGTCTTCTGGATGCTACTAGCGGGGCTGATGCTGACCTGCTGCTGCGCTACAGGGAGTGCCACCTGCTGGTGCTTAAAGCCCTGCAGGATGGACGTGCCTATGGACCCCAGTGGTGCAACAAGCAGATCACTAG ATGTCTGATTGAGTGCCGCGATGAGTACAAGTACAATGTAGAGGCAGTGGAGCTGCTGATCAGAAACCACCTGGTGAACATGCAGCAGTACGACCTGCACCTTGCACAG TCTATGGAGAATGGGCTGCACTACATGGCAGTTGCATTTGCCATGCAGTTGGTGAAGCTGTTGCTGGTGGATGAGCGCAGTGTCAGCCACATCACCGAGGCTGACCTCTTCCACACAATTGAGACCCTAATGAGGACCAGCGCACACTCCAGAGCCAACGCGCCTGAGGG TCTTCCCCAGCTGATGGATGTTGTTCGCTCCAACTATGAGGCCATGATTGATCGAGCACATGGCGGGCCCAACTTCATGATGCACTCTGGGATCTCACAGGCATCAGAATATGACGACCCACCGGGCCTGAGGGAGAAGGCGGAGTACCTGCTGAGGGAATGGGTCAACCTTTaccactctgcagctgctggcaGGGACAGCACCAAGGCCTTCTCTGCCTTTGTTGGACAG ATGCACCAGCAGGGCATCCTGAAGACGGATGACCTCATCACGCGGTTCTTCCGGCTTTGCACAGAGATGTGCGTGGAGATCAGCTACCGGGCGCAGGCTGAGCAGCAGCACAACCCAGCGGCCAGTGCAGCCATCATCAGGGCCAAGTGCTACCACAACCTGGACGCCTTTGTTAGGCTCATCGCCCTGCTGGTCAAACACTCTGGAGAGGCCACCAACACGGTTACTAAGATCAACCTGCTCAACAAG gTGCTCGGGATTGTAGTCGGGGTGTTGATCCAGGACCATGATGTCCGTCAGACAGAATTCCAACAGCTGCCATACCACCGCATTTTCAtcatgctgctgctggagctcaaTGCCCCAGAACATGTCCTTGAGACCATCAACTTCCAGACACTCACCGCCTTCTG taACACCTTCCACATCCTGAGACCCACCAAAGCACCTGGCTTTGTCTACGCCTGGCTGGAGCTCATCTCCCATCGCATCTTCATAGCCAGGATGCTGGCGCACACACCGCAGCAGAAG GGATGGCCCATGTACGCTCAGCTGCTGATTGACCTCTTCAAGTACCTGGCCCCATTCCTGAGGAATGTAGAGCTCAACAAACCTATGCAAATCCTCTACAAG GGCACCCTGCGAGTGCTCCTGGTCCTGCTGCACGACTTCCCAGAGTTCCTGTGTGATTACCACTACGGCTTCTGTGATGTTATCCCGCCCAACTGCATCCAGCTCCGCAACCTCATCCTCAGTGCCTTTCCACGCAACATGAGGCTCCCAGACCCCTTCACGCCCAACCTCAag GTGGACATGCTGAGTGAGATTAACATCGCTCCCCGGATCCTCACCAACTTCACTGGGGTCATGCCGTCCCAGTTCAAGAAGGATCTGGACTCCTACCTGAAGACTCGCTCACCGGTCACTTTCCTCTCTGAACTGCGCAGCAACCTGCAG GTGTCCAATGAGCCGGGAAACCGCTACAACATCCAGCTGATCAATGCTCTAGTGTTGTATGTGGGTACACAGGCAATCGCTCACATCCACAACAAGGGCAGCACCCCCTCCATGAGCACCATCACCCACTCTGCACACATGGACATCTTCCAGAACCTGGCCGTGGACCTGGACACAGAGG GGCGTTACCTGTTCTTGAACGCGATAGCCAATCAGCTACGCTACCCCAACAGCCACACCCACTACTTCAGCTGCACCATGCTCTATCTGTTTGCTGAGGCCAACACTGAGGCCATCCAGGAGCAGATCACCAG ggttCTGTTGGAGAGGCTGATAGTGAACAGGCCCCACCCCTGGGGGCTCCTCATCACCTTCATTGAGCTAATCAAGAATCCTGCCTTCAAGTTCTGGAGCCACGACTTTGTGCACTGTGCCCCCGAGATTGAAAA GCTGTTCCAGTCGGTAGCGCAGTGCTGCATGGGACAGAAGCAGGCCCAGCAGGTGATGGAAGGCACTGGTGCCAGCTAG